ATGatcatgcatttttattgtttcagattcAGAAGTTGGAAAGTATTGCAGAGGCAACAGAACACTGTGAGGAGTCCAAGATAGAAGTGCTTCAGCCAGTCATAAGGTCTAAAACATTGAACTTGTCTCTGAGCAATAGAACTATACTTAAAAAGAAGATAAAGTTACTGACGTCGTCTGTGTCTGAGAGCACAGGTACCAACAGTGATTCCTCTGTGCAGTCAGCTCCTCAAATTCAGGTAAGCTTTGTCATTCGCTGGTTAATCCTTCTACATGGAGATTTCCAaaagaggttttattttaatatttttgtagtataaatgattgttttaaatcttaaagCTATTATTATGATCATGATTCAATAATACATGCCTTGTAGagcctaaaataatataaattaatttttttaataaatactaaaaaaaattcaaaaaaatacaaaaaatgcaaaacatattttatgcaaAACTCGTATAGAGTGATTTCCTGCCTGCGCGTGTTGTTGCTCTAATAATCAGAGGGAACGTTAGTAAAATTGTACTAGATTTATTAAGTTTCATTGTGATATTATAAggaaaaaatgataaaaatctgGCAAAAATTTGCTAAGATATTTGAGGCTCTACTAAAGCTTTATGTACTTATACTAGCTTTGTTCATGAAAGCTCTGCTGTAGTGGTCACTGtggggggtaaaaaaaaaaaactgcatcaAAGAGTTAAATAGAGAATTCATTTGTGTTGTGTAGACTACTGAAGATGGGGTAAAAGTATTCCTAAATAGTGTAGGTACCTCTGTGaagatataaatgaattttattaattagttataactGTAGATTAATTTGGTGAAAACTgggtaaatatttgttttgctaCAACTCTCagtcacaaaataattaaaaatgcgtttttttacttttacaggtTAAGAAAAAAGGAGGATGGCCTAAAGGTCGGAAGCGAAAACCTGAACTAGCGAACAGACCACCGAAAGCTCCTTGCACTGGCTACGTTTTACTATCTGAATGAAAAGAGGAAAAGGCCAGAATTTAGTAATACACCTTTTCCTGAGGTGAGATAAACTTCATTACTTTCTAGTACTAGCAGCATATTCATGTAATtcttgttttcaggaaaaaatgtGATATGAGTgggtaatatttattaaatacttaaaatgcatatttagtcagataaaaaagtatacacttaaaTTTAGCCACATGTGTATAgtagtttaatatataaacatttttttggggTCAATGTTGGCTTCAATTAAACTTAACAATgcgtaatacatttttaatggacCTTGACAACTCCTTCTGGGGAAGCCCTAATTTTGCTTCTTCTAAATCAATTTGCGAGGCGAACTTGGCAGCACAAACTTACCCACCCACCATCTCACAATATGGCTGGGCCTTTCAAACTCCAACAGTGTCCACCGTCTTCCAAACTCCAACAGTGTCCACCTTCTTCCAAACTCCAACAGTGTCCACCTTCTTCCAAACTCCAACAGTGTCCACTATCTTCCAAACTCCAAAGTGTCCACCCCGTCTTCCAAACTCCAAAAGTGTCCACCCCGTCTTCCAAACTCCATCAGTGTCCACCGTCTTCCAAACTCCAACAGTGTCCACCGTCTTCCAAACTCCAACAGAGTCCACCGTCTTCCAAACACCAACAGTGTCCATCTTCTTCCAAACTCCAACAGTGTCCACCATCTTCCAAACTCGTGTCCACCATGttaaatgtggaagtatgaaaaatcttttcctttaaaatgtcagtcttaattttttgtgtttgataGATTAGGCTCGGAAGATGAGAGAATTGTAGTCTGTACTCTGTGTAAATGATGATCTAATGTTGTTTGTGCTGAGACTGATTCGAGATTTGTGTTGTCTTGCATTCTTAAGGCTCCCTGCACTCTCTATGCTGTAATGTGTCTTCATGTgccgtttaaaaaaaattatgttttatgaagAAGTCCTCGTAACCTTTTTCACTACACTTTGATCTTGAGTTTAGTGGTGGTGAGTTGCTAAGctgcattttcagtttttaaacatCATACTCTTCATAGATGCGCTTTGAATTTCTTCTCGTTTGTGAGTTTGAGCctattccatttaaaataattgtgtttccgtctttaattttccatttcttcaaaatttttcaGCACAATACTTAGCTTAGTTTTGAATTTGATAGTTTCCTTCCTTTAAAAGACAATTTTCTAGTACTAATATGTTGACCCTATTTTGGCAGCCATTTCAAATTTatcatcttcattgtttgactttcatcagaaaattattttcaatcaaaCTGTTAAGTTGTGAATGGTGAcagctatttatttatatggCCAGAGATCTCTTATTCGTATATCTCATGGTTTTACATTTTGTGCATTGCCAATTTTCATTTTCCTGGAGAAGTCCATTTTTTAAGCTCTTTCCTGCAACATCCCGTACCACTCAGGTATTTTGAGGGAATTTTGTGTTAGTTTGTTGTGATCCTATTTGGACAGAATGGGGTTTGGGCTCTGCAACTGTTTTCTCTATATTTATTATGGCAGGAGACAGGGTTGGACATACTATAACTGAAAACCTTCTGGAAGGACAACAGGTGTCagaaatttgccattgttattcGTTACAAATAATGTTATGAGCTACGTTAGTGTGAGATCTTGTATGTTTCccacacatatttatatacaaggATTACTTAAAGTTTAGATGGAGTGGTTTGCTAGCATTCACGATAAGCAATCACAATTGTGTAATAGAAAGAAAATTACATTGGtgtaaaagaatgtttatttgaaaacaactGTAGTAATAGTAAAAGTTACATGTTACTTTTACAATAGCACTTATTTATTTTAGCTATGCCAAGGTTTTTTTGAATAGTAACTGTCATTGTTATGATTCCTCCACAGGTTACCAAGATTTTAGGTAACGAATGGAGCAGCTTAAgcttggaaaataaaaaaagagtacCTTCAACGTGCACAATTAGATAAAAAACGCTACAGAGAAGAACTCAAAGTCTACAGAAATTCTGATACGTATCGTTCATATTTAAAAAGGAGAAGAATTAAAAGTAGGTCATATCAGTGTTGTAAATAgtcttttaaaactatatacaagtattatttttaaacagcttatattgtttgtaatctattactattgttattaatttattgaaaaaccaGTAGAGTAATGGGTTGTGAACTAATTGAGACTTCATACTTgcagtatattacaaaattttaaaagtcaatgtCGCAAGAAAACCACTGATGTTCACATTTGAGGATGTTGGTATGTTGCACGAGAAACGCTGACGTCCTCGTATGAGGAAGTTTCGTAACATCACtgtatttttggtattttaaaccCTTTGGACCCCAAGCGGTCGATTTTTGGACGTCTGATAAGTATGCTAAAAAGACCAAACGGTCGATTTCTGGACATTCGTGAATCACACTAAAAGGACCAGGCGGTCGATTTCTGGACGCCggaatttcagtatttttaacccttttaacaccgacgtccgtactataacggacgtcgtaaaaatggcgtcaactcccgacgtccgtatagtgcggacgtgcacttttgattactttactttactggccacctatttcaccaaatgctttgaaatttcacagacttgtgcacaaagatattttgcatcgaaatatattagtttgtaatggtttgacttcgtattttgtcagtctgtgactgagcaattgcagttcgtctcgactgactgctcacgcttgttgcagacagctgtatatcacgtggttgtgaatattccgttttcttcacagttttaggttaaagcagtgtaaaagtacggcagttaaagtttagtttattatctgtttgatttcaaaatgagtaaaagacatcgttcaaagtctcccgtaaagtgaaaatacactaattagtaacctagttgcaaatggtgtggatgtgattagtgacgacgatttgagtgatagatatcttgaaaacatattgttttatcatgaaaatattgttttaaaacttttttaaaatttagattatgaacagttttagttattttgtcagaaataactttggttttatgtttattttaagtactgtgaatttcaaaatgtcttgttacattgccttgcccagaaatggcaaaaagaaaaatttacacggctttaacaaaaattgatgttacttactccacttgtaaataaggtaggcctataatttttgtttccttttattaaggattacatatatcataaagtaaatgggtatttttgtgtcaaatatttttttatctatatggtttccatgatcaaacttgaaattttttcatttttatttattttttatatatgtatatgtatgtaaaaaaaattactatttcaaaataataattttatttgtatatttctgtaagctacatgtataaataagtaaaacaaaaaaagaattacctaaatatcttaaaaaaataactgagttatgaattttttaacaaaacccttacattttgtctgaaaatggcttgggatttctggcacacatcacttgatttaaatggccggggttaaaagggttaataagtaatataataatgttagcatttaaaatatagtttttgttatatactttaaACCATATACactttgttaaaagtattaaggatattacaaatattgttttgtacgATCTACAAAATATTAACACAGCCGCAATACAATAAGCGCTGTCAGCTGATCACTGCGTACTGCGTAGTGGCTTCGCCTCGCCGCCGGGCGCCAGCTGTCTAGATGTGTACGTTCTGTCCCGTTTGTTGTTCTGTGTTTTCGATGTAGTAATGTTTGCTTTCgtacgaattttttttttttactgaattgtGATGAAAATAGCTTATGAGAACTTGAGAACAAGTGAACTTGATAGGGAAATAGATAGGGAGCTAGATTCGTCTGATTCTTCAATTCCATTTGATGATCGGACGCAGATCCCACCTATAACCCTATTCTACAACCTTCATGATCTGGTCAAACGTACAAGcgatcaagaaaaaaatcaagaTTTGCAGTTGGTGCAAAGAGGGCTGTCATTCTCTTTGCTTTGGCAAACGTGTGTAAATAGTGCTCCGAGTGAAAATTGggaactttgggattataccgaccacacccagacatgaatcgttatttgacattttgcttctactgattactagattagcgtagaacaatatttcgtcaatataaaacaggaattgtcttatcgcaaacccctccccatcctcagacagaggtcaaagtcgagcggtctagtagataatgtgactgcagagtctcgccgcccgttcagctggtacGCCGCGACCCGGAAACCAGTGCTAATACGCTACAGGTTGAGTGAATGTGGGGTTCAGCTAAAtgacataataaaatacaaaaggaaCAGCACGACACCATCTTGACTAATACCTAGCTGAATACATGTGGCGGTCAGCAGTtgcggctgaaggcggaaattcactacactcactcatccttgatattgctgcattctgggcgtcacagAAAACCCATTAAACAGttgataatcattgtaagtttgtaattttgtaattaaaga
The Homalodisca vitripennis isolate AUS2020 chromosome 1, UT_GWSS_2.1, whole genome shotgun sequence DNA segment above includes these coding regions:
- the LOC124355079 gene encoding uncharacterized protein LOC124355079: MRNTFLMDLDNSFWGSPNFASSKSICEANLAAQTYPPTISQYGWAFQTPTVSTVFQTPTVSTFFQTPTVSTFFQTPTVSTIFQTPKCPPRLPNSKSVHPVFQTPSVSTVFQTPTVSTVFQTPTESTVFQTPTVSIFFQTPTVSTIFQTRVHHVKCGTWKIKKEYLQRAQLDKKRYREELKVYRNSDTYRSYLKRRRIKSCKTNGTEESDFDGTDEIDDEDNEELYCRACDQWFTTLHNKKEHLYGKQHFQAISQNVNSSFSLDESSLDGTSLPSRLGPAPSQELPSVPDAMAHFMSSILEREREMKILQERQKILMVRNKQILKELQELKQAQVKLQKLSCRQKEDQNKLEKVICDLWDVPALFYRKQTPY